In a genomic window of Drosophila takahashii strain IR98-3 E-12201 chromosome 3L, DtakHiC1v2, whole genome shotgun sequence:
- the Cht7 gene encoding probable chitinase 10 — protein sequence MFPPRLLRIAFVICLLIVLLSPSTDSAQTKTRRRLRRPTTSVSSSRSNLIESKKSTEAPEAEKRFDQITSATSTSVRRTRLRSKAKLGAAAAGGAAAAAGATALVASGSSLKGKKTKVDDGTPKIVCYYTNWSQYRVKIGKFVPEDIPADLCTHIIFAFASLKKNKLTSYESNDETKDNVPGLYERMMSLRKANPKLKILLALGGWSFGTQKFKDMSSTRYARQTFIYSAIPFLRKRGFDGLDMDWEYPKGSDDKKNFVLLLKELREAFEAEAQELKKPRLLLSAAVPVGPDNIRGGYDVPAIASYLDFINLMAYDFHGKWERETGHNAPLYAPSTDSEWRKQLSVDNAASLWVKMGAPKEKLVIGMPTYGRSFTLANTDKHGPNSPATGGGREGVYTKESGFLAYYEICEMLLNGAVYVWDEEMKVPYLVDGDQWVGFDDERAIRNKMHWIKSNGFGGAMVWTIDMDDFKGEVCGGNVKYPLIGAMREELLGISRGKEAKDVNWTAIAATFEDVEEKPEPIKISVDEIINKVRKPQAQKKQRIKSGANAVDTNTRPAQVFCYLTSWSAKRPGAGKFQPENIDPKLCTHIVYAFATLQDYKLTEATDDDPENYESVIALRDANPDLQILLAIGGWAFGSTPFKELTSNVFRMNQFVYEAIDFLRDYKFNGLDVDWEYPRGAEDRVAYVSLLKELRVAFEGEAKSSGLPRLLLTAAVPASFEAIAAGYDVPEISKYLDFINVMTYDFHGQWERTVGHNSPLFALESATGYQKKLTVDYSAREWVKQGAPKEKLLIGMPTYGRSFELVNDTQFDIGSPSSGGGKAGKFTNEAGFLSYYEVCSFLAADNTTLVWDSEQQVPFAYRGNQWVGFDDERSLKTKTEWLKEQGFGGIMVWSIDMDDFSGRCGSGKYPLLTALSDELKDYKVELEYDGPYESHGPRGAYTTKDPHDVTCAEEDGHISYHKDWADCTHYYMCEGERKHHMPCPANLVFNPQENVCDWPENVEGCHTPTEAPA from the exons TTTCCACCGCGGTTGCTGCGAATCGCATTTGTGATATGCCTGCTGATTGTCTTGCTCTCGCCCTCCACAGACAGTGCACAga ccAAGACCCGTCGACGCCTGAGACGTCCCACAACATCGGTCAGCTCGTCGAGGAGCAACCTCATCGAGTCGAAGAAGTCCACCGAGGCTCCGGAGGCGGAGAAGCGCTTTGACCAGATCACCTCCGCCACCAGCACCAGTGTTCGTCGCACTCGCCTTCGTTCCAAGGCGAAATTGGGAGCAGCTGccgcaggaggagcagcagcggcTGCTGGAGCCACCGCCCTGGTGGCCAGTGGATCCTCTCTGAAGGGCAAGAAGACCAAGGTCGATGATGGCACGCCCAAGATCGTGTGCTACTACACCAACTGGTCGCAGTATCGCGTCAAGATTGGCAAGTTCGTGCCCGAGGATATTCCCGCCGATCTGTGCACCCACATTATCTTCGCCTTTGCCTCGCTGAAGAAGAACAAGCTGACCTCCTACGAGTCCAACGATGAGACCAAGGATAATGTGCCGGGACTATACGAACGTATGATGAGTCTGCGCAAGGCGAATCCCAAACTGAAG ATCCTTCTTGCCCTTGGCGGCTGGTCCTTTGGCACCCAGAAGTTCAAGGACATGTCCTCCACTCGGTATGCCCGCCAGACCTTCATCTACTCGGCCATTCCCTTCCTGCGCAAGCGCGGCTTCGATGGTCTCGACATGGATTGGGAATACCCCAAGGGTTCCGATGACAAAAAGAACTTTGTCCTACTGCTGAAGGAACTGCGCGAAGCCTTCGAGGCCGAGGCCCAGGAACTCAAGAAGCCGCGTCTCCTGCTCTCCGCTGCCGTTCCCGTGGGTCCCGATAATATCCGTGGAGGATATGATGTGCCCGCCATCGCCAGCTATCTGGATTTCATCAACCTGATGGCCTACGATTTCCACGGCAAGTGGGAGAGGGAAACGGGCCACAATGCCCCGCTATATGCCCCATCCACCGATTCCGAGTGGCGCAAACAGCTGTCCGTCGACAATGCCGCCAGTTTGTGGGTCAAGATGGGTGCTCCCAAGGAGAAGCTGGTCATCGGAATGCCCACCTACGGAAGATCGTTTACCCTGGCCAATACCGATAAGCATGGTCCCAATTCCCCCGCTACAGGTGGCGGACGCGAAGGTGTCTATACCAAGGAGAGTGGCTTCCTGGCCTACTATGAGATCTGCGAAATGCTCCTGAATGGCGCCGTTTATGTTTGGGATGAAGAGATGAAGGTTCCCTACCTTGTCGATGGAGATCAGTGGGTGGGCTTCGATGATGAGCGGGCTATCCGAAACAAGATGCACTGGATCAAGTCGAATGGCTTTGGAGGCGCCATGGTCTGGACCATCGACATGGACGACTTCAAGGGTGAGGTGTGCGGTGGAAACGTGAAATATCCCCTGATTGGAGCCATGAGGGAGGAGCTGCTGGGCATCTCGCGAGGCAAGGAGGCCAAGGATGTCAACTGGACGGCCATTGCTGCCACTTTCGAGGATGTCGAAGAG AAACCCGAACCCATTAAGATCTCTGTAGATGAGATTATCAACAAAGTGCGCAAGCCACAGGCGCAAAAGAAGCAGCGCATCAAGTCTGGAGCCAATGCTGTCGATACAAATA CTCGTCCCGCTCAGGTGTTCTGTTACCTAACCAGCTGGTCGGCCAAGCGACCTGGAGCCGGAAAGTTCCAGCCGGAGAACATTGATCCCAAGCTCTGCACCCACATTGTCTATGCCTTTGCTACGCTGCAGGATTACAAGTTGACCGAGGCCACCGATGATGATCCCGAGAATTATGAGAGTGTGATTGCCCTGCGTGATGCCAATCCCGATTTGCAGATCCTTCTTGCGATTGGTGGATGGGCCTTTGGCTCAACGCCCTTCAAGGAGCTCACCTCGAATGTCTTCCGAATGAATCAGTTTGTCTACGAGGCCATCGATTTCCTGCGCGACTACAAGTTCAACGGTTTGGATGTCGACTGGGAGTATCCCCGTGGAGCCGAGGATCGAGTGGCCTATGTCAGTTTGCTGAAGGAACTTCGTGTGGCCTTTGAGGGTGAGGCGAAGTCCTCTGGGTTGCCACGCCTCCTGCTCACCGCCGCCGTGCCCGCCTCCTTTGAGGCCATCGCCGCTGGCTATGATGTGCCCGAGATCTCCAAGTATCTGGACTTTATCAACGTGATGACCTACGATTTCCATGGTCAATGGGAACGCACAGTGGGCCATAACTCGCCGCTCTTCGCCTTGGAATCGGCCACTGGCTATCAGAAGAAACTGACCGTTGATTATAGTGCCCGGGAGTGGGTGAAACAGGGAGCTCCCAAGGAGAAGCTGCTCATTGGAATGCCGACCTATGGACGCAGTTTTGAGCTGGTCAACGATACCCAATTCGATATTGGTTCACCCTCTTCGGGTGGCGGAAAGGCCGGCAAGTTCACCAATGAGGCTGGATTCCTCAGCTACTACGAGGTCTGCTCCTTCCTGGCCGCGGACAACACCACCCTCGTCTGGGACTCGGAGCAGCAGGTGCCCTTCGCCTACCGCGGCAACCAGTGGGTGGGCTTTGATGATGAGCGATCTCTCAAGACCAAG ACCGAGTGGCTGAAGGAGCAGGGTTTCGGAGGCATCATGGTGTGGTCCATTGACATGGACGACTTCTCCGGTCGCTGCGGCAGTGGCAAGTACCCCCTGCTGACCGCCCTGAGCGATGAACTGAAGGACTACAAGGTGGAGCTGGAATACGATGGACCCTATGAGTCCCACGGCCCACGCGGAGCCTACACCACCAAAGATC CCCATGACGTGACCTGCGCCGAGGAGGACGGACACATCAGCTACCACAAGGATTGGGCCGACTGCACCCACTACTACATGTGCGAGGGCGAGAGGAAGCACCACATGCCCTGTCCCGCCAACCTGGTCTTCAATCCACAGGAGAACGTCTGCGATTGGCCCGAAAATGTCGAGGGATGCCACACGCCCACGGAGGCGCCCGCCTAA